The sequence GCTACATGTGAGTTTACAAGAAACTGTTGTCCAATATTACAATTGGTGATGATGGATGCATGTTGTTGTCACCATCATCATCAATGCAGAAGAGAGAGTGAGAAATTTTTCCATATACTTTTGTCTGTGAATGCACTGTATGACATTGTACTTCCTCCTTACCTTCTTATCTGTATAAAAGGGAAACAGGCAATAAAGTTCTCAATTTCTTAAGTAGGTAGGCCTACACATATGATTCTGGCAATCATTGATACGACTTGTATTCATTTTATAATCGAAAAAGCCTTTATGAAGTTTAACCTCACTTTTAACTAGTTTTAGCAATCTCAAAAGACCCATAGATTTCACTCAATAATGGTTTTTGAACCCTTATCTCAACAATGGCTTATTGTTTAGGATGCACAAAATTTTAGATTAAAGATTTAAACAGGTAAGCATTTGCTAGGTAACGGGTAGAAGTTTTTGTCTTAAACATGGCAAAGAATTTTAGGTCAAcccatatgtgtatatatattttcatGATCTCAGTTGTTTTGAgtgttaatataatattataaagtgATTAATAGCTTTTTAAGGTTAAGTAAACAATATAaaggttgatgaatactaagggaaAATATGttctaatttttttaatcattcaGTCTGAAATTTAAtgtttatgattattttttattggGAAGTTTTAGGATACTTCTGCGCTAGTTCTCTGACTAGATCTATAGGAAGCATACACTCACTTTATATTTTTATGTTAACTAGTATGTGTTCCTAGGTATGATGGAGAGAAACTCATACCATTTGGCTTAGTCTCATCATTTCTAATTAAAGAATCTTGTTGTTTCCGGCTGTCCTTCCTCCATTCCTGTAACTTGTTATTCTGCAGATATGACAGCTGAATAAAGTTAAGGaattttatttttgcatttcttgaatatctgaaacactgtccatgtTTAGCAGGTGGGTATAATTTATATCTCTTGATCAACTGTCCATGAATTTATTAAAGTTTTATAAATTACTGATGTGTTGTGTAATTAATTTTGTCTGCAGTCAGCGCCGAGATGAACGAAAATGGAAATATGATCAGGGCAGCAATGAGGATGGGGATATGACACAGTATTCAAGTATTCTTATGTTGTTCTTATTGGAAACATACCTTTTTATCTTCttttttatgtttcttttattgGCTGTTAAAATATGTTTGCTTTAATAATTTTAAAGATGGACGGGCTGGTGCACAAGATCTCCGCATGAAACTTATACGAAAGAAGTCATCTAGGCGCTTCCAAGGTGGCAATAGGGGTCAGGGTGGGGTGAGAGATCTGCGTGAAAAGCTTTCTGGCAGATCACACTCACTGCCACCTACAACTACTATAAGGCGGCGTGTGTCATCAGCGAGAACAATGGATGGAATTGGGCATATGATCTCATCAAGAGTAATGAACCCATCACAGCGTATGTCACCTCCAAGAAATGCAGATTTATCTCGTAGGATGTCACCTCCAAGGCCCATAAATACAATGCGGCATATATCATCTCCAAGGAATATGGACTCATCCCGCCATATATCTCCACCAAGGAACCGACATATATCACCACTTAGAAACCGCCATATGTCACCACCAAGAACTTTAGATACATCACAGCATGCTTCCTTGTTGGTAAAGGTCAACCCAAATGCCAGGTCAATGGAAACTAATAAGCCAATTTTGAGGAATGCTGCTCCAGTTGGAATTACTCAAAAAAATGCATACCCGGTAATTATTCTATATCCTGTATCATGTTTTCTTAAAATAGAGAAAAATTAATAGATAAATGGGGTGGATCTTTGTCCAATTTAGTTTTTTTTATTGGTAGTATATGTTATTTTGATTAGATATGTTGAATCAAGTCTGGGAGGAATAATTGTGCTTATCAACCTTGCTTTAGCAAAGTTCTGATTACCAGTTCAAGT is a genomic window of Cryptomeria japonica chromosome 7, Sugi_1.0, whole genome shotgun sequence containing:
- the LOC131035096 gene encoding uncharacterized protein LOC131035096, producing the protein MSRPRVTITLGRSGQVVKKPASVPDEAYVDRTPLTGRKRPVRERLGSNPDNRSNYDNEGNLKRQRRDERKWKYDQGSNEDGDMTQYSNGRAGAQDLRMKLIRKKSSRRFQGGNRGQGGVRDLREKLSGRSHSLPPTTTIRRRVSSARTMDGIGHMISSRVMNPSQRMSPPRNADLSRRMSPPRPINTMRHISSPRNMDSSRHISPPRNRHISPLRNRHMSPPRTLDTSQHASLLVKVNPNARSMETNKPILRNAAPVGITQKNAYPAEELTVSSLLQSLGLSKYSIIFQAEEVDMTVLRHMRDDDLKELGIPMGPRKKILLALPPHSRRG